TCATCTAAAAATCCTGATGAGTAAAAGCTTTAGCATTCGCCCCGGTGTAAGTAGCAACGATATGACCATCACCAGTCATTTGATATTTGTATGTCACCAATCCTTCCAAACCAACGGGACCGCGGGGAGGCATTTGTTGCGTACTAATTCCTACTTCTGCGCCGAAACCATAGCGGAAACCATCAGCAAATCTGGTAGAACAATTGTGGAATATATTCGCTGAATTTACTAGTCCAAAGAAAGTTTCCACAGATGTTGGATCTTCAGAGATAATGGCATCGGTATGACGAGAACCATATTCGTTAATATGAGCGATCGCATCTTCTATAGAGTCTACAATCTTAATAGACAAAATAAAATCGCTGTATTCTGTTTCCCAATCTATTTCTGTCGCATTTGCAATGTTAGGCAAAATTTCCAAGGTGCGTTGATCACCTCTTAATTCCACATGGCGTTCTTGCAAAGCCTCAGCAACTTTTGGTAAAAATTCTCTAGCAATTGATTGGTGAACTAGCAAAGTTTCAATTGCATTACAAACAGCAGGATATTGAGCTTTCGCATCTACAGTAATCGGAACGGCTTTAGAAATATCAGCGGCTTTATCTATATAAAGATGACAAATTCCATCAGCATGACCTAGTACCGGAATACGAGTATTTTCTTGTACAAATCTGACAAAGGAATTAGAACCTCTAGGAATAATTAAATCTACATATTTATCTAACTTCAAAAGTTCTAGAGTTTCTTCTCTAGTTGTAAGCAACTGTACCGCATCAGGGTTAACAGCAGTTTGAGATAATCCCTGTTTAATTGCTTTAACTATCGCTTCACAAGAACGGACAGCTTCCTTTCCACATTTCAGGATTACACCATTTCCCGATTTGATTGCTAAAGAAACAATTTGAATCGCCGCCTCTGGACGGGCTTCAAAAATAATCCCCAAAACCCCTAAAGGACAAGTGATGCGCTTCAGAATTAAGCCAGTGTCAAGTTCGCGGTGAATCTGCACTTTACCAATTGGATCGGCTAGCTTACCAACATCTCGGACTCCAACGATCGCATCTCTTAATTTATGTTCATCTAACTGCAAGCGCTTATAAAGCGGTTGGGGAATACCTTCGGCAGTAGCAGCTTTACAATCAGCAACATTTGCTTGTAAAATTTCATCTCTAGCTGATTCTAAAGCTTGAGCGATCGCCTCAATCGCCTGATTTTTTGCCTCAGTGGAGAGAATCGCTAGCTTACTTGCAGCTTGGCGGGTTTGTCCTGCGATCGCAATTAGGGGAGAAGCTATATCAAAAATAGTCATAGTACAAATCTTTACCTTTTCTTCATCTTATCAATCTCAGGTGATGTTCATCATTCGTCTTCCTCCAATCGGGTGAACCGTTTGGGTAATCAATAATTACTCTAATCGGGTGAAGCAAGGCTGGGTGGAAAACATTTATTCTCTAAATATCAAACACGGACAAAGAGGTACTAAGTTTACCGCAGCAAAAATATTATAAGTATTATTACAGTTGTTATTTGAAAGTCTTAAATATGATTTATGCGTTCCCCAGGCTAGAGAGACATAGTAATGTATGTTTCTCTAGTCTTTTACTTAAGTAAATATTTTATACTGTCATTATTTAAATTTTTACGAAATTGCAGTGACGATCGCTGGATCTATTGAGTATTGATAGATCAAATACCACTCCTTTAGTAGGGAGATACTATGTCATTGCAATCTGCATTAGATGCCTTAAACCAAAAACGTTATCAAGAAGCGGTTGAATTACTCGAACAATTCTGCCGCGATTGCGCTGAACAGAATTCCTCAGATTATCTTTCAGCACAGATGTGGCTGATGAAAGCTTATCAAGCCACAGGCGAAACCGAAAAAGCCAAAGCCCTGTGTCAAAAGCTAATCATGAGTGAAAATCCACAGGCTCGCAGTTGGGCAGAACAAGCTAGTCAATCCTTGGGTCAAACGCCACCTAAAGCTAGCCAAAAAGCTGGTCGTGCCGTTACCACTGGGATGAAATTAGCAATGGGGGGAGTGGGTGGTAGTTTGGCGTTAGCTTCTGGTGTCACCATGACCTTGCTGTTTGGCATGGTGTTGGCTTTAGGTTTGAGCATAGTATTTATTTTGGGTAACGATAATCCACTCCAAGGATTAGCGATCGCTATTGGTATTACCCTAGTCTTTAATATCGCCGCCTTTTTCATATCTCCATTCATCATGGACTTAACTCAAGGCTGGCTTTACCAAACTCGCTGGGTAGATTTGGCAGAAGTTGAAACCCTCAGTCCAGAGACAGCTAAAGTTATTCGCCAAGTCTGTGAGCAGAAAAAGCTAAAAACGCCGCGTTTGGGAATTATTGACGACCAAAATCCCACGGCTTTTACTTATGGTTCATTGCCGAACAGCGCCCGTTTAGTCGTCAGTCAGGGACTTTTCACATACCTCGATGACGATGAAGTTGCTACCGTTTACGCTCACGAACTGGGGCACATCGTCCACTGGGACTTTGCAGTGATGACAGTAGCTTCTACCTTAGTGCAAATTTGTTACTTGATTTACAGCACAGCCAGAAGATTTGGGCGTGGCGGTGGCGATAGCAAAATCAAAGATGCGATGCAAACTGCTGCCCTAGTTGCTTACGTGTTTTATGTCATCGGTACTTATCTAGTGCTGTACCTCTCCCGCACACGAGAATACTTTGCCGACCACTTTGCAGCCGAAAGTACAGGTAATCCCAATGGATTATCCCGCGCTTTGGTGAAGATTGCCTACGGAATTTTAGAAGAAGGTTCGCGGACACAAGAACCCAGCCGTTTAATTGAAGGAACTCGCGCCTTGGGTATCTATGACCATAAAGCCGCCGCTTCCACAGGAACCGCTTACCGCATTACATCCGATACTCAAAAAGTTGGTCGCGTCTTTCTGTGGGATATGTTTAACCCTTGGGGTTGGTGGATGGAGTTAAATTCAACTCATCCCTTGACAGGCAAGCGAGTTCGCGCATTGAGCAACTATGCCGAACAATTGGGTTTACCGACTGAGTTTGATATGGGGCGAGTTATTGGAGAAGGTAAAACTCTTAATAAAAGTAGACTTTACGGCAACTTCTTTTTAGATGTTGTACTTTACGGCGCTGAAACTATTGGTTTCTTTGCTGGCTTGGTAACAGGTGTGATTTTGTTGTCAAGTTCGCAAAACACAGGTTTAGTACTGGGTGCGCCATTAATTGGCTTAGGGATGGGAATTCTCATCAAAGCCTTGGTGATGTTCCCCGACTACAAACAAGCACCAGAAACCGATATTCTCACCCTGATGTCAGACCCTTATGCCAGTCCATTACGCGGACAACCTGCAAAACTGGAAGGTCAACTTATTGGCCGTGGCGACGCTGGTTATAAATTTGGTTCCGATTTAAAAATTCAAGATCGTAGCGGAATGCTTTATCTGCATTACGCCTCACGCTTTGGCCCTATTGGCAATTTTCTGTTTGGGATGAAGCGAGTCCAAAGCTTGATTGGCGAACAAGTTGGCGCTGTGGGTTGGTTCCGTCGAGGTGTTGCGCCTTGGATGGATTTAATTCAACTCCAGAGTAAAAATGGCACCATCGTCAACAGTTACCATCGCTTTTGGTCATTCATCCTTGGCGGTGGATCGATTATCCTGGGAGTGGTCTTGACTATGTTTTTGAGCCGCAGCTAGCAAAGTTTCTAGGCTGCTGTCGAAGCATTTCTCAGTCCATCCAAGCTTTAATTTCTCAGGAGGTAGTTAGTAACTGCCTCCGTTTTTTATGGAAGGGGGCAGTGTTTCGACTACGCGGCAGTTGAGCGTAGTCGAAACCCAACCGCATTTGTTATTTCGGTTCCTCAAAAGCTTCTGCTGTTAGCTCTTGCTGTGAATACGGCTAACTTGTAGTCCTTTGCACTAATGCCCTTACCCGTGAGCGCAATGTCTCTATTTGTTGACTGAAATCGTCTACATCCATGTTGCTCACTTTGCAAAGACTAAGAAGCGTAAGTTAGATACAATATTTGGCAATTATAAATAAATCTATAATTACACTAAAAGCTGAACTCAAAACTATTGCTCAAAAGATAGAGGTTTGTCTTGACAACGCGAGTTCTACAAAGTGAATTAGACACAATATAGCTGTCTCAACCTCTAATTCTGATCCTAAAATAAAGAATTCATAAAGAAATCCACCTAGAATGCTGTACAGCAACAAACATAATAAGTAGATTTAAAAAAATTTTTTTATAACTTTAGGAGGGCCTGATGGTTACAGCAACAGTACCAAGACAACAGGTTAAAATTGGCCCAACCAAGTTGCTGATTAACAATGAGTGGGTAGAAAGTGTCAGCGATCGCCGATTTGAAACAATCAACCCGACTACAGGTGAGGTGATCTGCGAAGTCTCAGAAGCAGATGCCCCAGATGTAGATAAAGCAGTACAAGCAGCCCGTGCGGCTTTCACTAGTGGAGAATGGAGAAAGATATCTGCCACCCGTCGCGGCGAGTTGCTTTACAAGCTAGCTGACTTAATTGAGCAGAATATCGATGAGTTGGCACGACTAGAAACTCTCGACAACGGTAAGCCATTACAAGATTCATTAGGTGACTTAGGATTAGTCATCGCCTGCTATCGTTACTACGCAGGCTGGGCTGATAAAGTACAAGGTAAAACCATCCCGATTAATGGGCCATACTTCTGCTACACTCGCCATGAGCCTGTGGGTGTAGTTGGTCAAATTATCCCGTGGAATTTTCCACTTTTGATGCAAGCGTGGAAATTAGCACTAGCTTTGGCAACTGGTAATACTGTAGTTCTCAAAACAGCCGAACAAACACCATTATCAGCACTGCGAGTAGGTGAGTTGATTATTGAAGCAGGTTTTCCCCCTGGTGTGGTGAACATCTTATCAGGATACGGGCCAACCGCCGGGGCTGCGATCGCTCGTCATAGAGATATTGACAAAGTGGCATTTACTGGTTCCACTGAAGTCGGTCATCTAATTATGGAAGCAGCGGCTAAGAGTAACCTGAAGCGCGTCACTTTGGAACTTGGTGGCAAGAGTCCTAACATCGTCTTTGCCGATGCAGACATGGACGAGGCGATCGCAGGTTGCCACGATGCCTTATTCTTTAACCAAGGGCAGTGCTGCTGTGCTGGTTCGCGATTATTTGTCGAAGAAAAATGCTATGAAAAGTTTGTTGTCAAGACCGTAGAAAGAGCTAGACAGAGAGTTGTCGGTAATCCCTTCGATGCCAACACACAACAAGGGCCGCAAGTAGACAAAGACCAATTTGATCGGGTGATGAGCTACATCGAATCTGGGATACGTGAAGGCGCTCAGTTGTTATGTGGTGGCAATCAAGTCGGCGACAAGGGTTATTTTATCGCACCCACAGTCTTTGCCGATGTCCGCGATGACATGAAGATTGCCCAAGAGGAAATCTTTGGCCCAGTGATGAGCATCATCAAATTTAAAGATATTGATGAAGTCATTCAACGGGCGAATGACACAATGTATGGACTCGCCGCCGCTGTGTGGACTCAGGATATCACCAAAGCTCATGCGATCGCCAACAATCTTCGGGCTGGTACTGTGTGGGTAAATTGCTATGACGTATTCGATGCTGCTGCACCCTTCGGTGGATTTAAGCAGTCTGGTATTGGTCGCGAACTAGGCGAATATGGCTTGCAGCAATATACCGAAGTTAAGACCGTTACCATCAAGTTGTAGTTCGAGCCGAAGAGGACAAGGGGAGGATTTTCTCGCTTTGTCCCCTTATCTGTTTATTCATCCTCCTAAATCTGAAAAAAATCGATTTTAGGAGGATGATGAATGTGATATTTGATATGGGGTGGGCATGATAAATAGATTATGCACACAACCCTAAGAGAATTCTGATGATAAATGCGATCGCTAGTAGATTTCGCCAACTTATGGCTGGTAAAAACAGCCCAATTGGCAGATATGACCATAAAAACAAAACCAAGCGTTCCTTAGCACTGTATACCTGCATAGGATTAGTAGGTGGAATTCTGGCATTGTTGTTAATGGCGTCCCCAGGAGTAGCCTAAAAACCGGAACCCCAGCAATCCTCACAACTCCAACAACCGTTATTAGTAGCTACACGAGTTATACCGCCCTTTGTAATACCAAACAAAGGTGAACTATCGGGATTCAGTATCGACCTCTGGCGCAGCATCGCCAACCAAATAGGTGTAGAGTCTAAATTTATAGAATATTCCACTGTGCCGGAACTGCTTTCTGCTATTAAGGACAACAAAGCTAATTTAGGGATTTCAGCTATTTCGATTACAGCCGAACGCCAGCAGAATTTTGATTTCTCATTACCCATTTTTGCTGGGGGGCTGCAAATAATGGTACGAAACGCAGAAAGCAACGACAGCGCCTTCCCAAATATTTTGCAATTATTTTTCTCTACTAGCCTCTTGCAAGTAATAGGCGTTGCCTTAGTGCTAATTGTCGTAGCAGCCCACATTCTTTGGTTATCTGAGCGCAATCATAAAGATGGGATGATTCCCCAATCATACTTTCCTGGCATTTTCAAAGCCTGTTGGTGGTCAGCTGCCACATTAGCAACCCAAGCTGATGAAATGCCCAAGGGAGTACTAGGACGCTTAGTAGGTATTATCTGGATGTTCATTGGAGTACTTTTTGCCGCCTACTTTACAGCCAGCGCTACTACTTCATTGACAGTACAACAGCTTCAGGGCGATATCAGGAGTATAGACGATTTACCTGGCAAGGTAGTGGCCACAACTGCGGGCAGCACAGCCGCCACATATATGCGAGAACATAAGATTTCAGTTCTAGAAGTTAACAAGATTGATCAAGCTTACAATGCTCTGCAAACCAAAAAAGCTGATGCCGTAGTGTTTGATGCACCTGTACTTCTTTTCTATGCTGCTAATGAAGGCAAAGGGAAAGTACAGATTGTTGGCAGTATCTTGCGTGAAGAAAACTATGGCATTATTCTGCCCAACAACAGTCCCTACCGCAAACCAATTAATCAAGCTCTACTGAATCTTAAAGAAAATGGCACTTATCAATCGCTATATGATAAGTGGTTCGATGCTGAAAAATCTTGAAGAAGGGAATGGGGAGCAGGGAGCAGGGGAGCAGAGCAGGGGACAAGGGAGAATTATTGAACAAGTTTCTTCCTTGTCTCCCCCCTCTTCCTTGTGTTCCTTGTCTCTTCCCAATGCCCCACTCGCTACTCCCCACTCCCTTCTTTCGCAAGTTGAGCTTTTGCCTGTTGCCAGAGAGTTTCTAACTCATTCAAACTGTAATCAGAAAGGGGACGGTCAACAACCGCCTCCATTTTTTCTAATCGCTGGACAAATCGTTGATTAGTGCCTTGCAAAGCGTTGCTGGGGTCAAGATTATGCCAACGCGCTAGCTGAATCACGGCAAATAGTAAATCGCCTAATTCTGCTTCTTGTCGTTCGGGTGTTTCCTCAGCTAAAGCTTGCTGGAACTCTCCCAACTCCTCATAAAACTTATCCCAAACCCCCTGAATATTTTCCCATTCAAACCCGATCGCAGCAGCCTTTTGAGAAATCTTCATCGCCGCCGTCAGTGGGGGAAGAGTACGTCCATAACGAGCGAGTTTAGCACTAAATTTTTGGGCGTCTGGAGATGCTTCGCCCTTTTCCGCAGCTTTGATTTGTTCCCAATTTTGCCGCACCTCATCCACACTTGCCACCGACACATCACCAAACACATGAGGATGACGGCGAATCAACTTTTGGGAAATTCCCTGAGCGATCTCCTTAAGAGAAAATTGCCCCGATTCACTAGCGATTTGGGCTTGTAATACCACCTGTAATAATAAATCGCCTAACTCCTCAGCGATCGCACCCTTATCCCCACTCTTAATTGCATCCACCACCTCATAAGCCTCCTCAATCACATAAGGAGTCAAAGTTTCGGCAGTTTGAGCCAAATCCCAAGGACAACCACCATCAGGCTCACGCAACTTCGCCACCACCTCAATCAACTCCTGCAACGCCGCCAAACTCTCATCTTGCTTTTCCATACCTCTGCGTACCTCTGCGCTTCCCTTAGCGTTCCTTTGCGTTTAAAAAAATTATTTCTTCACTCTCGCCCGACGACCACCACCCCTCACTTTCCGCCTCTTAATTTTGCCACTAGGAAGCAACCCCCGAACCCCCTGCTTTTGAAAACGTTTATAAGCCGACCCCCCCAANTCGCTGAGAGAATGACTCATCGCACCGAGTTCCAACCCCAAAAACAGGGCGACATATTCAGTATCGTATTGCACGAGCGATCGCCCCACAGTTTGTCCCAAATCCTGCCAACTAAAACTCAGATTCCACAACCTTTGAGCGATCGCTAAAACGACAATTGCCAAAATAGCAAGCAAACACCCCAGATAAATCACCCGCAAAATCGTACCAATAATCGGCCCGTGGGATAAAAAAGAACGATGGCGGAGACTTTTTTGATAAGGTAGCCAAATCCAGCGCAAGAAACCCCAGCGTTGGAATTGCACAGAGTAAATATCCAAATCGGGGCCAAACATCAGCCCACCAAAGAGAAACCCACCTGCAACCAACAAAGTCGCATTGCTACTGCGAGTTTGCCAAAAAGTAACGCCCGCCACCAACGGCAGAGCATACATAGTAATGCGATCGTGCGTCCGACCAGAGGGCATCCTAAATCCTGTTAATGATAGCGGGGCGTTTAACTCGTGCTGAGTAACTGAATACTGAGTCAGTATAAGAGAAAAAAAGATTTTCTTGAAACTACTAGCGCAATGCGAAATCTTTTGCTATATTAGTTAAGGATTAGTCAAACGGGCGGTTAGCTCAGTTGGTAGAGCGCCTGCCTTACAAGCAGGATGTCATCAGTTCGAGTCTGGTACTGCCCATAGTTAAAAAGCCGTCGCTCTGACGGCTTTTTAATTGGAAGCATAACTTTGCCGCCGCGATTTACGGTAATATTATTGTCTTAAATCACCCAATATCACCTGTAACCACAGAGTAATTTTAGCTCAGGTTTAGCACAGTGAAATTGACGGTTGAAATCATAAACCAACGGCTCAAAGCGGCCAAGATTGGGGTAAGAGTTGAGGTTAGGGGCGATCGCTTATCATTGCGGGCCACACTGCCACCCAAGCCAGGAAGCAACAAAACTAAACCTTATCAGCAGTATCTCGCACTGGGCATTTACGCCAATCCTGCTGGACTGCAACGGGCAGAGGCAGAAGCCAAAATTGTTGGTGGGCTGTTGGCGCGGGGTGAATTTGATTGGAGTCGATATCTTGCTTCGGAGCAGGAATTGGGGACTTGTACTGAGCGCAGCCGTTCGCGTAGCGTCTCGCAGAGAAGTATTGGGGATTGGGCGCAGTGGATAGAAAAGCTACGCAATAATTACTTCGCCCAAAAAGGTGACACGCCAAATACCCAATTTACTTGGAAGAACGACTACGAAGCAGCTTTTAAAAACTTGAAGGGAGAAGTTACCAACACCTCACTTATTGTTGCTGCTACTTCAAC
This portion of the Nostoc sp. GT001 genome encodes:
- a CDS encoding glutamate-5-semialdehyde dehydrogenase, whose translation is MTIFDIASPLIAIAGQTRQAASKLAILSTEAKNQAIEAIAQALESARDEILQANVADCKAATAEGIPQPLYKRLQLDEHKLRDAIVGVRDVGKLADPIGKVQIHRELDTGLILKRITCPLGVLGIIFEARPEAAIQIVSLAIKSGNGVILKCGKEAVRSCEAIVKAIKQGLSQTAVNPDAVQLLTTREETLELLKLDKYVDLIIPRGSNSFVRFVQENTRIPVLGHADGICHLYIDKAADISKAVPITVDAKAQYPAVCNAIETLLVHQSIAREFLPKVAEALQERHVELRGDQRTLEILPNIANATEIDWETEYSDFILSIKIVDSIEDAIAHINEYGSRHTDAIISEDPTSVETFFGLVNSANIFHNCSTRFADGFRYGFGAEVGISTQQMPPRGPVGLEGLVTYKYQMTGDGHIVATYTGANAKAFTHQDF
- a CDS encoding zinc metalloprotease HtpX, whose amino-acid sequence is MSLQSALDALNQKRYQEAVELLEQFCRDCAEQNSSDYLSAQMWLMKAYQATGETEKAKALCQKLIMSENPQARSWAEQASQSLGQTPPKASQKAGRAVTTGMKLAMGGVGGSLALASGVTMTLLFGMVLALGLSIVFILGNDNPLQGLAIAIGITLVFNIAAFFISPFIMDLTQGWLYQTRWVDLAEVETLSPETAKVIRQVCEQKKLKTPRLGIIDDQNPTAFTYGSLPNSARLVVSQGLFTYLDDDEVATVYAHELGHIVHWDFAVMTVASTLVQICYLIYSTARRFGRGGGDSKIKDAMQTAALVAYVFYVIGTYLVLYLSRTREYFADHFAAESTGNPNGLSRALVKIAYGILEEGSRTQEPSRLIEGTRALGIYDHKAAASTGTAYRITSDTQKVGRVFLWDMFNPWGWWMELNSTHPLTGKRVRALSNYAEQLGLPTEFDMGRVIGEGKTLNKSRLYGNFFLDVVLYGAETIGFFAGLVTGVILLSSSQNTGLVLGAPLIGLGMGILIKALVMFPDYKQAPETDILTLMSDPYASPLRGQPAKLEGQLIGRGDAGYKFGSDLKIQDRSGMLYLHYASRFGPIGNFLFGMKRVQSLIGEQVGAVGWFRRGVAPWMDLIQLQSKNGTIVNSYHRFWSFILGGGSIILGVVLTMFLSRS
- a CDS encoding aldehyde dehydrogenase family protein, with translation MVTATVPRQQVKIGPTKLLINNEWVESVSDRRFETINPTTGEVICEVSEADAPDVDKAVQAARAAFTSGEWRKISATRRGELLYKLADLIEQNIDELARLETLDNGKPLQDSLGDLGLVIACYRYYAGWADKVQGKTIPINGPYFCYTRHEPVGVVGQIIPWNFPLLMQAWKLALALATGNTVVLKTAEQTPLSALRVGELIIEAGFPPGVVNILSGYGPTAGAAIARHRDIDKVAFTGSTEVGHLIMEAAAKSNLKRVTLELGGKSPNIVFADADMDEAIAGCHDALFFNQGQCCCAGSRLFVEEKCYEKFVVKTVERARQRVVGNPFDANTQQGPQVDKDQFDRVMSYIESGIREGAQLLCGGNQVGDKGYFIAPTVFADVRDDMKIAQEEIFGPVMSIIKFKDIDEVIQRANDTMYGLAAAVWTQDITKAHAIANNLRAGTVWVNCYDVFDAAAPFGGFKQSGIGRELGEYGLQQYTEVKTVTIKL
- a CDS encoding transporter substrate-binding domain-containing protein, with amino-acid sequence MVRNAESNDSAFPNILQLFFSTSLLQVIGVALVLIVVAAHILWLSERNHKDGMIPQSYFPGIFKACWWSAATLATQADEMPKGVLGRLVGIIWMFIGVLFAAYFTASATTSLTVQQLQGDIRSIDDLPGKVVATTAGSTAATYMREHKISVLEVNKIDQAYNALQTKKADAVVFDAPVLLFYAANEGKGKVQIVGSILREENYGIILPNNSPYRKPINQALLNLKENGTYQSLYDKWFDAEKS
- the mazG gene encoding nucleoside triphosphate pyrophosphohydrolase yields the protein MEKQDESLAALQELIEVVAKLREPDGGCPWDLAQTAETLTPYVIEEAYEVVDAIKSGDKGAIAEELGDLLLQVVLQAQIASESGQFSLKEIAQGISQKLIRRHPHVFGDVSVASVDEVRQNWEQIKAAEKGEASPDAQKFSAKLARYGRTLPPLTAAMKISQKAAAIGFEWENIQGVWDKFYEELGEFQQALAEETPERQEAELGDLLFAVIQLARWHNLDPSNALQGTNQRFVQRLEKMEAVVDRPLSDYSLNELETLWQQAKAQLAKEGSGE
- a CDS encoding metal-binding protein, giving the protein MPSGRTHDRITMYALPLVAGVTFWQTRSSNATLLVAGGFLFGGLMFGPDLDIYSVQFQRWGFLRWIWLPYQKSLRHRSFLSHGPIIGTILRVIYLGCLLAILAIVVLAIAQRLWNLSFSWQDLGQTVGRSLVQYDTEYVALFLGLELGAMSHSLSXLGGSAYKRFQKQGVRGLLPSGKIKRRKVRGGGRRARVKK